In the Dictyostelium discoideum AX4 chromosome 6 chromosome, whole genome shotgun sequence genome, tattagtgtggtggtggtgtgtGAGTgcgtttattttttattttttaattttttttaattttttttttttttattggacTGTATAGAATTTAAAAGTATACAATATGCCCTGataactatttttaattttattaataaaagtatAACATGCcctgataataattattatttttaaaaaaaaaaaaaaaaaaaaaaagttttttgaaaaaaaaaaaaaattaaattaaatttttttttatttttttttatttatttatttttttttatttttttttattttttttatttttttttttgctttgTTAACGTGCAGAGGTTGTGAGAGTGTGATTTGAAAATTACTTTAActgtaaattttttttttgagttgccaaaataataaaaaaaaaaaataaaaaaaaaaagatatccaaaaaaaaaaaagttgtccaaaaaaaaaataaaaaagttgtcaaaaaaaaaaaataaaaaaaaataattaaaataattttctaaacttacagaaaaaaaaaaaaaatatataaaaatatggAACTAATGGTTCAAATTCTGGAAAAAATGagaaatgaattaataaatgtattatagtttttttttttttttttccttttttttttttttttttttttttaaattattctttattttatccacttcaaaatttttcatacaatattattacaaactaaaaaaactaataggTTTTGATGGTTTGTTTctgatggtgatgaaattattttgattctCGAACCAAAAATATAGGCTAGGATGtggaaaaataatttaaaaattttttaaaaaaaaaaatatataagaaaaaaaaaaaaatttttaaacataaaaaaaaaataaaaaaataataaaaaaagtaataataataaaaaaaaaaaaaaattaaataaataaaaaacaaataaaaaaaaaatattaaataaataaataaattttttttatttccaatttatttttttattttttttattttttttattttttattttttttttcaccattCAAAAAAAGATGGGGGTAAATAGAGAGACTTACAAAAATATGAAAagaatgatgataattttatgatgttttataaattaataagaaaataaataattaaataaataaataaatatattttaaaaaataaaataaaatataaaaaaataaaataaaataaaacaaaaaaagatatcTACAATGATATATGgtgtgaaattaaataattataatatagaCAAAGTATACAATAAcgctttaaaatttatttacaaataaataatatataatatataattaaaattagaaaatttaaaaaaaaattttgagaaaaataaaaaaaaaataaaaaaatggtgCTTTTGAAAGAGAGGGGGGTTTTTAAATGTGTATATATATGATAAAAATCATCTGAAGTGTTTTGATNNNNNNNNNNNNNNNNNNNNNNNNNNNNNNNNNNNNNNNNNNNNNNNNNNNNNNNNNNNNNNNNNNNNNNNNNNNNNNNNNNNNNNNNNNNNNNNNNNNNtttttttttttttttttttttttgtgactACTTCGCACAAACACAACcacaaaaaatgaatgaccaagatttattgttttttaaagtatttagaaataaatttattaataggattttatttgaaaaaatcaaACAACCAAACAGACAATTATATTATACAACATATAGTTTTTATGATTTCCCTTTAGAATTAGTTATAAAAACACAAAATCAACAAGTTtttaaagagaaattaaatctttttaatttatataaaaataaacaaaaattcattaataataataaaattgaaattaaaagagcATACCAATATTCtttagattttaatattgaaatatttgaattaatattagtatGGAAAGAATtggaaattgatttatttattgaattttttaaattatttaaaaaagaaattgaaaaggaattaaaacaatcttcaaaagaaattattaaaaatttacttgaaaaatcatcaaaaaaagaatataataatataaatttaaatattttaaattatttatttaaagaattttcagaaattaaaattttttttatttttcaaattaaaaatcatgCAAAGAGATATACAGTACatcaatcattttcaaaattattaaatgatttaaataaagaattaataattaaatttggtgaatATTCAGGTTGTTATAACAACgaaaaagatgatgataacaGTGAAGATTTCTTTAAACTGGCAAATAATTATCTTTatgaaatcatttttaaagatgatgaaaatggtcaaaaccaattttactcaaaattattatcaatatttccAAAAACTGAAAAAACCAATTTACATCACACTATACCACTATTTATTAACttgtttgaaaaattaattcaaagaaataatttcaaattattgaaattaattttttcaaaattaaataatattaatgtaTCAGAGAATGTTGATGAAATGAtctcaatttttaatttcaaaatttcaagttgtttttttgttttaaacaCTGAAATCTTTAATACACCAACAACTCAAGATTCTGAAATGATGCAATTATTTAGTGCAAcactacaaaaaaaaatatttaattcagTTTTAAgttttggttttaaaaaattttatattaatggTCCAGATTATTATGATTTCACCACAAcacaattttataaaaatttttcaaattttccATCAATATATAGtggtgatttaattttatcttcacgtagttttaaatttaaacaaacATGTTTAAGATCTtcaacatcaaataataataataatgaaaagattttaaataattgtatggatattgaatattataaaagtaatttttttaatgaaaatttaaattggtttGATGTTTATATTGGAAAATTTGGTTTTGatataaaaagattaaaagaaatcattGAATTAGGTTATTATGATATGATAAatcatatatttaaaaaagggtattataaaataatagattttaaaaatagtaataaattattacatgatttatttattacaatattattatcaagtgataatttaaataatagtagtttacaattattaattaattttatatcacCAATGGTAAAtgatattataaaatcaaaacaaagggaattctttttcaatgaatcaataccaattgatagattaaaaagaattgaatattttaaaattattcaaaaaattgaaGGATATCatgaaatgaaattaaataatgatatggaaatattaaaaaacccAAATTTATatgttaataattcatttcaaattaattatttaaagaaaagattaaatcaatttgaacaatctcaatttaaaaatttattatattttagtttaaaaagtaagaattttaaatttatttcaaagTGTATTTCATTTTTGGTGAAAAACGGTCAAGATAggttaattaatataatagatattttaaaattacttttattttcaagTATTGGAAAATTTGAAGgaaatttaaagtttttcttttacataattaaagttttcaattaccaattaccatttaaatcaactAATGATATTGAGAATTATGAAAACTTTATTTTACAAGATTTGGATTatgattatcaattatttgatttaacatttggtataaatgaatttaataatttcaatttatttattacattCCTCTAAATGTTATTAAAgaaactattaataataaaaaaaaaaagaaaaataataataataataataataatcaaggtattcaatttataatttcttcaattgaattttattttacaataatttttaaaatgaatattaaacaaattaatcgtttatattataatggattcaaaagtaaaataaatgtACACCAACACTTGCTTCCAACTTATTTTATAAACTATTGTCAATTAGGCACAAAAAATtcagaatatttaaaattttttaatcttttagaTTTGGTAGATTccattaatgataaaaaaaaagaaacaaattaaaaaaaaaaaaaaaacaattagatattttatttggttatcaaaaaaaaaaaaaaaaaaaaaaaaaaaaaaaaacccaagcCTGGGGGTTTTACGTTTAAGAGGTTgctctttttttcttttttttatttttttacaaatctAAGACTtagacaaaaaaaaagaaaacataagaaaaaaatttcgaaaaaaaaaaacaattgtttttaacACACCCACAAAaccacaaaaacaaaaaatggaaattgtTTTTAACACACAAAAAATGGATGACCAAGGTTTATTGTTTTTCAAAGTGtttagaaataaatatattaataagattttatttgaaaaaatcaaACAATCAAATAGACAATTATATTATACAACATATAGTTTTTATGATTTCCCTTTAGAATTAgttataaaaatacaaaatcaacaggtttttaaagagaaattaaatctttttaaattatttaaaaataatatcgaAAGttccaaatttaataataataataatggttttatttataataataataataataataataataataataataataataataataataataataataataataataataataataataaaattgaaattaaaagagcATATAGATGTTatatagattttaaaattgaattatttgaattaatattagtatGGAAAGAAttggaaattaatttatttattgaattttttaatttatttaaaaaagaaattgaaaagggattaaaacaattttcaaaagagatttttaaaaatttacttgaaaaatcatcaaaaaatgaatataatgatttaaatttaaaaatcattgattatttatttaaagaaatgcCACAATTAACATCTAAATTTATTATGGAAATTCATTATAAAACAATCGATTCaccaattgaatcattttcaaaattattaaataatttaaaaaaagaatcaataattgaatataaaGAATATTTAGGTGGCgatattaaatattcaaatggtgatgatttctttaaaCTTGCAAATAGTCATCTTTatgaaatcatttttaaagatgatgaaaagagtcaaaatcaattttactCAAAagtattatcaaaatttcctaaaattaaaaaatcaattccaAATCAAAAATCACCATTTATTAACttgtttgaaaaattaattcaaagaaataatctcaaattgttgaaatcaatttttaaaaaattaaataacttTAATGTGTCAGAGAATGTGGATGAAGTTATGataccaatttttaaatttaaaatttcaagtTATTTTCTTATTCCCATAAACactgaattatttaatattccAACTACTCAAGATTCTGAAATTATGCAATTATTTAGTGCAATCATACAATCTAAATTACTTCCAAATAAATCATACCCATTTAAAACAAGTATCACATTAATTATCAATGGTCCAGATTATTATGAtttcatattattaaatcatgGTCATAATtctagttttaaaattaaatcaacatgCTTAAGATCTtcaacatcaaataataataatagtaataataataataataataataataataataataataataataataataataaaaataacaacaataataatgaaaatattttaaataattatatggatattgaatattataaaagtagtatttttaatgaaaatttaatttggttTGATgtttattttgaaaagttTGGTTTTGGTATAACAAgattaaaagatattattcAATTAGGTTATAACGAAATGATAAatcatatatttaaaaaaggatattataaatttatagattttaataataataataataataataataataataataataataataataataataataatgatttattattagatttgTTTAtgacattattattatcaagttCACTACcgctaccactaccaccaccactacaattactaattaattatatattaccAATGgtaaatgatatttttaaatcaaaacaaaGAGAATTCTTTCTCAACGaatcaataccaattgaTAGATTAAAAAGAActgaatattttaaaattattcaaagaATTCAAGGATATCatgaaatgaaattaaataatgatatggaaatattaaaaaattcaaatttaaattctaataatattaataaaaaatttcaaattcataatttaaagaaaagaataaatcaatttgaaaataatcattttcgtaatttactaattttcAGTTTAAAAagtacaaattttaaattaatttcaaaatctgttaaattaatgaaaaatagtagtggtggtggtagtggtggtggcaGTGGTGGTAGAGGTAGAGGTAATTATGATAATTTagttaattatattattaaatttaaataatagtgaaGAGTAtgaaacaaattttaaaaatttcttttatttaattaaagttttcaattatcaattaccatttaaatcaacaaaagatattaactttttaattgatattatttttcaaaaaagtttaattggAGAATTCCAAATTTTCGATTTATCATTTGGtgtaaatcaattcaataatttcaatttatttaattatattccTTTAAAAGTTATAGATACTTGTACTACCACcacaatttcatcaattgaattttattttagagtaattaaaaaaattaaagaatctgaaattaattatttaaatactcATGGattcaaaatgaaaattaatttatatcaaaatcaagaattggttgaaaaatattttcacatTCATTGTAAACCACAAAATTCacatattttaaattgtttacaATGTTTTGGTCTTTTTGATTTCATTGATTATTCAAATCTTACTAGGTGTGATATTCTTTGTGGATTATCTAGTATTAAAAtgtagaaaaataaataaaaaaaaaaaaaaaaaaaaaaaaaattaataaggtattttattttttttttttttatttatttatttattattatttttttggttttatattttttataaaaatagtcaaataaataaattaaaaataaaggggaaaaatttaatttagatattttgtgaagttttggaaataaaaaaaaaaagtttatacttttttaattttaaaaatttccaaacgtcccaaaaaaaaaaaaaaaaaaaaaaaaaagaaacaaagcaaaacaaaaaaatactCTTATACAGCAAGAGGTGTGGATAATTCGCTCAAATTAGAAATAAccactcaaaaaaaaaaataaaaatataaaaaaataaaaaaaaataataataataatctccTCAAACCACAATTAAgtatgatttatttatttttttatttttttttttttatggggGTATCATATTTTgtttctattattaattattttataaataatcatttcTTTAAactaattatatttatttcactatttttaatttcttaatttatattaataaaagtgagaatatatatttttagaaagtaatacaaataattaaatgtatggttataaatttatatatgtatatatattaatatatttatatatattatgatTTATTCGATcattctatttaaaaaattattttttttcaatatcttataataatttaacacatcctcaaaaataaaaataaaaaaaaataaattaaaaaataaaaataaaaatagaaaaaaataaaaaaaataaaaataataattatacacAGCACCAAAATTATTCCCCCCccatataatattattatttttaaaaaaaaaaaaaaaaataaaatataataaataaaaaaaaaaaaaaaagggttttttaaaaaattaaaaaaaaaaaaatgaattaaaattatgttttttacatttatatttatttaaatgtatatatttaatatatagtatttatttactattattttaaattatttattctatcttttttttttttttttttcatttcatttcatttcaataatcacactttttttttttttttaattttccttttgtaatatttcccttttttaaaaaataaataattaataaattattctttGGGAACATTTCctttaatgataaatttataaaataaatattttaaaaaataaatataaaaaaacatatacatatataaaataataataataataataataataataataataataataataataataataataataataataataataataataatatttacaaatgaatgaaaattcaattagtCAATATTcagaaattgatttaataagtGATAatccatttaaaaattattttgtagTTGAAAAAttactaaataataataataataatattaacgataccattggtaataatcactattcaaataataataataataataaatttttaaataataataataaaaataaaataaataaaaaacaaataatattaaaagttcaaaagaaatcaaataaagCAATGAAAGAATTAACAGTTATGCAAAAAATTGGATATTATTCAAATCATGTTGTTAATGTTTatggatattttaatttaaaaggaTGTGATAGAATGTTAAAACCTAGATTACTCTCTGACAATGATGAGTTGATATTCATGGAATGTGAAGATATGGGACAATATCAAACTTTAGAAATGATAATTGAACGTCGTAAATGTAAAGGATCATTAGTGATGACAAGATTCATCATGAGAGGTATACTTGCATCTGCTTACTATTTCGAATCACATCAAGTAATTCACCAAACTCTTCACCCAGGTAACATATACATCTTGGAAGATTCCCTAGGAACCGACGATCAATCAGttgtaaaattttcaaatttagaacactgtttattaattggttctacaaattcatcattatcatcattatcatcatcaacatcatcatcttcatcctcatcatcatctacaaattgtaataataataccaccgaaaataataataataattataataataataataataataataataataataataataataataataataattcattaaatgatAGATTTGTACTTGGTAAAGATTCAGTATGTTATAGTATTTATAGTGATAGACATCAGAGtagaaatttatttaaagttgtAAGTTCAAATACAGTTTCTTTTACAGTtggtattatttatttggaattattattatcaactaTTTATGATCACGTTTTTCCTAATGAAGAGTATATAAATTCATTGAGAGAGATAGTAAGGAATGGGAAATTGGATATCTATACAAATCAAGCAACAAACACTaaatattttagatttaatcaaaatcatcaaattgaaataactgatttaattaaagatgatATCTCATTAATATTAACTTTATTACAAGATTCATCAACTAGACCAACAATAAcacaatttattattgattatttattttaaaattaaaaaaaataaaaaaaaaaataaaaaaaaaataaaaaaataaaaataaaaataaaaaatgagttccaagttttttaattttattattattaattttagaaaaaattaaaaaaaaaaaaaaaaaaaaaaaaaaaaatagtaataaaaaatatttttattttatttatttaatgtataataatttattggtttaattttttttatttgtttaattttttatttttttattaccaaatttttatttttttattttaatttttatttatttttttcatttttcaattttcactttttttttttttttttttatttttttattttttattttatttgccCATTGCCAAGCCTTACTTTATTTTTCcaacatataaaaataaaaaataaaaataaaaagcaCACATATGAAATGAGttttaaagatgatgaaataaataattacaataatatcaatagtagcaattataataataataataataacaataataataataataataataataataataataataataataataatggtggtgatacAAATTTTGATAGTAGCGATGATGCAATCTTCATCTATGAAGAAGAAATTATACCAATACAGAAAGAACAGCAATCGCCAATAATGACACCAGCAACACCAactacaacaataataaatgataagctacaacaacaagaacaacaagaacaacaacaacaagaacaaacAGATAAACAATCACATGAAGACCAACAggatgaacaacaacaaatggaAGATATAGAATATCAAGATATGGTAATAACAGAATAttcagataataataaaagtaatgatAGTATAGtagttgaaaatgaaaattatgatAGTATGATTGTAGAAGATGATGTTATGGCAAATGTTAACAAAGAATCACAACTAATTGAACGAGAAGAATATAACATACAACAATTTGAAACACCTCCtcaagaacaacaagaacaacaaaaaaaacaacaacaacaagaacaacaacaagaacaacaacaagaacaacaacaaaacctACAAAAAATAGCAACAACAGGTACTGATATAACAGGTACAGATACAAAcatcactactactactaccactactgaTACCCCaaccattaaaattaaatataatgatgaattattcTTTAGAATGTGGAAAGATAAAGACATAAGTCAAATTATTTGGAAATGTGTGAAAATAAGGAGTGATCTATACAAtacttataataataataataataataataataataatacttataacaataataacaataataataataataataataatattacaaataatagaGTATGGAAATATTATCAAACTCATTCATTAGAAtggttaattaaaaataatcattggcaattatttaaatatcgTTTAAAACGTGGTGATTATATCTCATTCAATGAACAATCATTTAAACTTAttcat is a window encoding:
- a CDS encoding kinase motif-containing protein (Similar to KMC), translated to MNENSISQYSEIDLISDNPFKNYFVVEKLLNNNNNNINDTIGNNHYSNNNNNNKFLNNNNKNKINKKQIILKVQKKSNKAMKELTVMQKIGYYSNHVVNVYGYFNLKGCDRMLKPRLLSDNDELIFMECEDMGQYQTLEMIIERRKCKGSLVMTRFIMRGILASAYYFESHQVIHQTLHPGNIYILEDSLGTDDQSVVKFSNLEHCLLIGSTNSSLSSLSSSTSSSSSSSSSTNCNNNTTENNNNNYNNNNNNNNNNNNNNNNNSLNDRFVLGKDSVCYSIYSDRHQSRNLFKVVSSNTVSFTVGIIYLELLLSTIYDHVFPNEEYINSLREIVRNGKLDIYTNQATNTKYFRFNQNHQIEITDLIKDDISLILTLLQDSSTRPTITQFIIDYLF